TGCCAGGCATTCAGTGAATTGAGCACTGCTGTCGCAAAATCAGCGGGAATGAGCTGCCCATCTCCCGAAGTAGCCAGTCTCAGCCCTAAGGCTCCCTCTGCTAACGAATCTTTCGTTAGGAAAAGGAGTCTCAACAGGTCGGTGTTCTCAAAACCGAAGTCGAGGTTTGGGGAGCAACTGTATTCTTTTGATGCCACTCCGAAGACACCGCTCATGGCATCTCGGGGACCAgctggaggaggaggtggagaggaggatgatgaagagatcTACAAACAAGTCACTCTTGAATTGAGCAAAGCAAAGCATAAGAGGATAAAGACCAAGGCTTTGGTCGAATGGACCGTGTTTTTTGTCATTCTCGGGTGCCTGGTGGCTAGTTTAACGGTTGATCAATTGGAAGCATCTAGGTTATGGGGATTAGAAATGTGGAAGTGGTGTGTACTTGTGATGGTGCTATTCTCTGGCATGTCGGTTACCCATTGGGTGATGCATTTCATAGTTTTCTTGATTGAGAGGAAATTTTTACTTCGGAAAAAGGTACTCTACTTCGTTCATGGACTGAAGAAGAGTGTTCAAGTTTTCACTTGGTTGGCCTTTGTTCTTCTCACGTGGGTACTGTTATTCAATCGAGGCGTCAGGAGGTCGAAGATCGCCAATAAGGTTTTGGATTGCATAACCTGGACTCTAGTCTCTATTCTCATCGGTTCATTCCTATGGTTCTTAAAGACTTTACTGCTGAAGATATTAGCATCGAGTTTCCACGTCACTACATTCTTTGATCGAATTCAAGAATCGATCTTCCATCACTACATTTTGCAAACCTTATCTGGGCGGCCTCTTATCGAGGAGGCTGAGAGGATGGGGAAAGATCCTAGTGCCCGCGAGTTTAGTTTCAGAACTATGAAGGAAGGTAAAAtgggaaaggagaagaaggtgaTTGATATGGGGAAGATATATAGGATGAAGCAAGAAAAGGTTTCGGCTTGGACAATGAAGATGTTGATTGACACAGTGACAAATTCAGGGCTATCGACCTTATCAAATACGTTGGATGAAGATGAAAGCATCCATGATGGAGGAGCTGAGCAAGCGGATAAGGAGATAACGAGCGAGATGGAAGCAATGGTGGCTGCATATCACATTTTCAATAACGTCGCTCAGGCTGGTTGCAAGTGAGAAACTAAAGAATTCAGTAGATTAACGGATTGTTTTGTCTTTTGGTAACCATATTGTATTTTTTGCAGGTACTTCGATGAAGACGATCTTAGGAGGTTCATGATCAAGGAAGAGGTG
This genomic stretch from Eucalyptus grandis isolate ANBG69807.140 chromosome 3, ASM1654582v1, whole genome shotgun sequence harbors:
- the LOC104436337 gene encoding mechanosensitive ion channel protein 10 isoform X1 translates to MDSKGKRRKGGEITMSEKRNVDGNEVIVNISTEGDAKAVTEGRGSKELETAAPKQTRVDSPCQAFSELSTAVAKSAGMSCPSPEVASLSPKAPSANESFVRKRSLNRSVFSKPKSRFGEQLYSFDATPKTPLMASRGPAGGGGGEEDDEEIYKQVTLELSKAKHKRIKTKALVEWTVFFVILGCLVASLTVDQLEASRLWGLEMWKWCVLVMVLFSGMSVTHWVMHFIVFLIERKFLLRKKVLYFVHGLKKSVQVFTWLAFVLLTWVLLFNRGVRRSKIANKVLDCITWTLVSILIGSFLWFLKTLLLKILASSFHVTTFFDRIQESIFHHYILQTLSGRPLIEEAERMGKDPSAREFSFRTMKEGKMGKEKKVIDMGKIYRMKQEKVSAWTMKMLIDTVTNSGLSTLSNTLDEDESIHDGGAEQADKEITSEMEAMVAAYHIFNNVAQAGCKYFDEDDLRRFMIKEEVDLIFPLLEGAEDGKIDRKSLTNWVVKVYQGRKALVHALTDTKTAVKQLNKLVTGILIIITIIAWLLLMEIATTKVLVVLLSQLLVAGFIFKNMCKAIFEAVIFVFIMHPFDVGDRCVIDGVQLMVEEMNILNTVFLKLDNEKIFYPNSVLATKPISNYNRSPDMGDKVEFSIDFMTPFERIGAMKEKIGKYLEKNHLHWHPNHNLLVSEIENVNKIKMGLYVNHTMNFQDYAEKGRRRTELVMELKRIFDDLNIRYNLLPQEVHLCQIEDKKGR
- the LOC104436337 gene encoding mechanosensitive ion channel protein 10 isoform X2 — encoded protein: MDSKGKRRKGGEITMSEKRNVDGNEVIVNISTEGDAKAVTEGRGSKELETAAPKQTRVDSPCQAFSELSTAVAKSAGMSCPSPEVASLSPKAPSANESFVRKRSLNRSVFSKPKSRFGEQLYSFDATPKTPLMASRGPAGGGGGEEDDEEIYKQVTLELSKAKHKRIKTKALVEWTVFFVILGCLVASLTVDQLEASRLWGLEMWKWCVLVMVLFSGMSVTHWVMHFIVFLIERKFLLRKKVLYFVHGLKKSVQVFTWLAFVLLTWVLLFNRGVRRSKIANKVLDCITWTLVSILIGSFLWFLKTLLLKILASSFHVTTFFDRIQESIFHHYILQTLSGRPLIEEAERMGKDPSAREFSFRTMKEGKMGKEKKVIDMGKIYRMKQEKVSAWTMKMLIDTVTNSGLSTLSNTLDEDESIHDGGAEQADKEITSEMEAMVAAYHIFNNVAQAGCKYFDEDDLRRFMIKEEVDLIFPLLEGAEDGKIDRKSLTNWVVKVYQGRKALVHALTDTKTAVKQLNKLVTGILIIITIIAWLLLMEIATTKVLVVLLSQLLVAGFIFKNMCKAIFEAVIFVFIMHPFDVGDRCVIDGVQVLGEKSPTLAPEPQLACE